In a genomic window of Columba livia isolate bColLiv1 breed racing homer chromosome 4, bColLiv1.pat.W.v2, whole genome shotgun sequence:
- the MBOAT4 gene encoding LOW QUALITY PROTEIN: ghrelin O-acyltransferase (The sequence of the model RefSeq protein was modified relative to this genomic sequence to represent the inferred CDS: substituted 1 base at 1 genomic stop codon) — protein MHWADLLVLLPAAPYQLAAFPFAAVFHYLCASGHLSLTARYIFLLTGGCLLAGTAMGSYTVLLLIPAAGSVLILLFVSPANAHTWVFTLQMSWQTLCHLALSSQELNAQDARPAVTLSAIMLLTQKATSLALDIHEGLVSLQQGQGLLQQVLPLCSYLLFFPALLGGPLCSFSRFQAQAESCGALPIPLRAAGWRCLGALALQGLCVGLARGLGGRQGCAGWGCLPHVWAQALPLRLAYYLHWVLDEALLKVAGFGPEAGQGDLSFHDLWTLETTHRLAVFTRTWNRSTSRWLRRLVFQRCPIQPLLATFAFSAWWHGLRPGQVFGFLCWAVMVEADYRIHPFLSARATTRGVKLLYYGTTWVFTQLIVAYILVAVETESFSMLYLLWTSCSSILPLCYGLTLLLLLLCAKKQKQNXACLGLTCAAGGAHPCMHEYTGSEVLLAKKSCITASLENQVGFYS, from the exons ATGCACTGGGCAGACCTGCTCGTccttctccctgcagccccgTACCAGCTGGCAGCTTTCCCCTTCGCCGCTGTCTTCCACTACCTCTGTGCCTCGGGGCACCTCTCTCTGACTGCCCG GTACATATTCCTCCTCACTGGAGGATGTCTCCTTGCTGGCACAGCTATGGGCAGTTACACTGTATTGCTCCTCATCCCTGCTGCTGGTTCCGTGCTCATCCTCCTCTTCGTCAGCCCAGCTAATGCCCACACCTGGGTCTTCACCTTACAGATGTCCTGGCAGACACTCTGCCACttggctctgagcagccagGAGCTGAATGCGCAGGATGCCAG GCCAGCTGTCACCCTCTCTGCCATCATGCTGCTGACCCAGAAGGCAACATCTCTGGCCCTAGACATCCACGAAGGGCTTGTGTCACTCCAGCAGGGACAGGGGCTTCTGCAGCAGGTGCTGCCCCTCTGCAGCTACCTGCTCTTCTTCCCAGCCCTCCTGGGGGGGCCTCTCTGCTCCTTCAGCAGGTTTCAGGCCCAGGCTGAGTCCTGCGGCgctctccccatcccactgagGGCAGCTGGGTGGCGATGCCTGGGTGCACTGGCGCTGCAGGGGCTGTGTGTGGGGCTGGccagggggctggggggcaggcagggctgtgccggcTGGGGCTGCCTGCCCCATGTGTGGGCACAGGCCCTGCCCCTCCGGCTGGCCTACTATCTGCACTGGGTGCTGGACGAGGCCCTGCTCAAGGTGGCGGGCTTTGGGCCAGAGGCAGGCCAGGGAGACCTTTCCTTCCATGACCTGTGGACACTGGAGACAACCCACCGCCTGGCTGTCTTCACTCGAACCTGGAACAGGAGCACGTCCCGCTGGCTGAGGAGACTCGTCTTCCAGCGCTGCCCTATCCAGCCACTCCTGGCCACCTTTGCCTTCTCTGCCTGGTGGCATGGTCTCCGCCCTGGGCAGGTCTTTGGTTTCCTGTGCTGGGCTGTCATGGTGGAGGCTGACTACCGCATCCATCCCTTCCTCAGCGCCCGGGCCACCACCCGTGGCGTGAAGCTCCTATACTATGGCACAACCTGGGTCTTCACACAGCTCATCGTTGCCTACATCCTGGTGGCTGTGGAGACTGAGAGCTTCTCCATGCTCTACCTGCTCTGGActtcctgcagcagcatccttcccctctgctaTGGCctcacactgctgctgctgctgctgtgtgccaagaagcaaaagcagaattGAGCCTGTCTTGGGCTAACCTGTGCGGCTGGTGGGGCACATCCCTGCATGCATGAGTACACAGGGTCAGAAGTGCTGTTGGCCAAGAAATCTTGTATTACAGCATCTCTGGAGAACCAGGTTGGCTTTTACTCTTAG
- the LOC102098159 gene encoding ribonuclease CL2-like: MAGWALCMAVVLAVLAGADGESRYEKFLRQHVDHPQTSALTAHRYCETMLARRRVTAPGRPCKPSNTFVHAPAEELVAACSQMPDETGFHSTPTSMDLTACRLRGGNNRPPCTYRARQLQHHVRVACLDGLPVHLAGTHPPPQ; encoded by the coding sequence ATGGCGGGCTGGGCCCTGTGCATGGCTGtggtgctggcagtgctggCAGGGGCGGACGGTGAGAGCCGCTACGAGAAGTTCCTGCGGCAGCATGTGGACCACCCCCAGACATCGGCGCTCACAGCGCACCGCTACTGTGAGACCATGCTGGCACGCCGGCGGGTGACGGCCCCAGGGCGGCCCTGCAAGCCTTCCAACACCTTTGTGCACGCACCCGCTGAGGAGCTGGTGGCTGCCTGCAGCCAGATGCCTGATGAAACGGGGTTCCACAGCACCCCAACATCCATGGACCTCACGGCTTGCCGCCTGCGGGGGGGGAACAACCGGCCACCTTGCACCTACCGGGCCCGGCAGCTCCAGCACCACGTGCGTGTCGCCTGCCTTGATGGGCTGCCTGTGCACCTCGCTGGCACCCACCCTCCCCCTCAGTGA
- the RPS3A gene encoding small ribosomal subunit protein eS1 — MAVGKNKRLTKGGKKGAKKKVVDPFSKKDWYDVKAPAMFNIRNIGKTLVTRTQGTKIASDGLKGRVFEVSLADLQNDEVAFRKFKLVTEDVQGKNCLTNFHGMDLTRDKMCSMVKKWQTMIEAHVDVKTTDGYLLRLFCVGFTKKRNNQIRKTSYAQHQQVRQIRRKMMEIMNREVQTNDLKEVVNKLIPDSIGKDIEKACQSIYPLHDVYVRKVKMLKKPKFELGKLMELHGEGGGAGKPSGDEAGTKVERADGYEPPVQESV, encoded by the exons ATGGCGGTCGGCAAGAACAAGCGCCTCACCAAGGGCGGCAAGAAGGGCGCCAAGAAGAAAGT GGTTGATCCTTTCTCCAAAAAGGACTGGTATGATGTCAAAGCACCAGCAATGTTTAATATCCGAAACATTGGGAAGACGCTTGTCACCAGGACTCAAGGAACTA AAATTGCCTCCGATGGACTAAAGGGTCGTGTATTTGAAGTGAGTTTGGCTGATCTGCAGAACGATGAGGTTGCCTTCCGTAAATTTAAACTGGTAACTGAGGATGTTCAGGGCAAAAACTGTCTGACCAACTTCCATGGAATGGACCTCACCCGGGATAAAATGTGCTCCATGGTCAAAAAATGGCAG acAATGATTGAAGCCCATGTAGATGTCAAAACAACCGATGGTTACCTACTGCGCCTCTTCTGTGTGGGTTTTACAAAGAAGCGTAATAACCAAATCCGCAAGACCTCATATGCCCAGCATCAGCAGGTTCGACAGATTCGCAGGAAGATGATGGAAATCATGAACCGAGAGGTCCAAACCAATGACCTGAAAGAAGTTGTCAATAAACT GATCCCAGACAGCATTGGTAAAGACATAGAGAAGGCGTGTCAGTCCATTTACCCTCTTCACGATGTCTATGTTCGCAAGGTTAAGATGCTGAAGAAGCCCAAGTTTGAAT TGGGCAAGCTGATGGAACTCCATGGTGAAGGTGGTGGTGCTGGAAAACCGTCTGGGGATGAGGCAGGCACTAAAGTAGAGCGAGCTGATGGATATGAGCCGCCTGTGCAAGAGTCTGTCTGA